Genomic DNA from Thermobifida alba:
GCCAGCGGGAGGTCCGTCTGGAGGTCTCCCTGGAGTCGGGGCCGCGGCTGCTCGGCTACGTCGACCGCGTGGACGTGGCGCCGACCGGCCAGGTGCGGATCGTCGACTACAAGACGGGCAAACGCCCCGCCCAGCGGTACGAGGACAAGGCCCGGTTCCAGATCTTCTTCTACGGCGTGATGGTGTGGCGCGACACCGGCCGCGTCCCCGACCGGCTGCAGCTGCTGTACCTGGGGGACGGCACGGCGCGCTGGTACGACCCCTCCGAGGAGGAGCTGCGCAACGCCGAGGCGCACATCCGGTCGGTGTGGGCCGACATCACCGAGACCGCCCGCACGGGGCGTTGGCTGCCGCGCCGCTCCCCGCTGTGCGGCTGGTGCGACCACCGGGCGCTGTGCCCGGCCTTCGGCGGCACACCCCCGCCGCTGCCCGACGGGGCCGCGGACGGGGCCGCCGCCTCCTCCTCCGCGGTCTGAGGGCGGGCCGCGTGCCCGTCCGTGTCCTGCTCGTCGACGCCCGTCCGCTGGTGCGCGCGGGGCTGCGGCTCGTGGTGGAGTCCGACCCGCACGTGAGCGTGGTCGGCGAGGCCGCCGACGTCCGCGCCGCGTTGTCGGCGGTCCGCCGCCTGCTGCCCGACGTGGTGCTGAGCGACCTGGAGCTGCCCGGCGGGAGCGGCGCCGACCTGGCCCGCGCCGTGCTGGGGTGGGCGGCCGGGGCGGGGCAGACGGTACGGCTGCTGGCGGTGGCCTCCGCCATCGACGACGGCGCCGCGGTCGAGGCGCTGCGTGCGGGTTTCCGCGGTCTGCTGCTGCGGGACTCCTCCCCCGAGGAGCTGCTGCGCGCGATCTGCCTGGTCGCCCGGGGCGAGGCCATCCTGTGTCCCCCGGTGACGGCCCGGCTGCTGGACCGCCTGGCCGCCCTGCCGCCCGCGGACGGCGCCGCCGACCCGCCCGGCCTGGACCGGTTGACGGAGCGGGAACGCGAGGTGCTGCACCTGCTGGGGCGCGGGCTGACCAACGCGGAGATCGCCGAGCGGCTGGTGCTCGGCGGGACCACGGTCAAGACGCACGTGGGCCGGGTGCTGCGCAAGCTGGGGCTGCGCGACCGCGTCCAGGCGGTCGTCTACGCCTACGAGCACGGCCTGGTCGTTCCCGGTTCGTCCGGGCGCGGCGGCGCCGGCGGCATCGCGTCCGGGTGAGCGATGTCATAGGGCCTGCGGCGGATCGGTGACCCCGCGGGACAACCTCGGCCGCGGTACGGACGTCTCCCCGGGTGGGCCCCTTCTCCGCCCGTTTCCCGACATCCCATGACCGGATACCTCGCTTCCAGGGTGAGGTGTGCGTCCGACCGGGCAGAGTCCCGCCAAGGAGGTGAACGCCGCGATGGACCAGTCGCGACGGAGTCCCGGTGCGCCGCACTCCCCCACTCTGCTGACCCGGCTGCGCGACTGGCGCACCGGTCGCGGCGACGCCGACCCGGAGGTCGAGGAGTTCGACGACGAGTCGCCGCGTCCCGATCCGCGCGCCATGGACCTCGTCCTGCGGGTGGGGGAGCTGCTGCTGGCCAGCGGGGAGGCCACCGAGACGGTCAGCGACGCGATGCTGAGCCTGGCGGTGGCGTTCGGCCTGCCGCGCAGCGAGGTCTCGGTGACCTTCACCGGGATCACGCTGTCGTGCCACCCCGGTGGGGACGAGCCCCCGGTCACCGGGGAACGGGTGGTGCGCCGCCGCACCCTCGACTACCACAAGGTCAACGAGCTGCACGCGCTGGTGCAGGACGCCGCGTTGGGGCTGCTCGAACTGGAGGGCGCGGCCGCCCGGCTGCGCGCCGTCAAACGTTCCCGGCCGCCCTACCCCCGCTGGGTGATGGTGGCGGGCTTCGGCCTGATCGCCAGCAGCGCCAGCGTCATGGTGGGCGGCGGCGTGATCGTGGCGGCCACGGCGTTCGCCGCCACGGTGCTGGGCGACCGGGCCGCGGTCTGGTTGGCCGAGCGCGGCGTCGCCGAGTTCTACCAGATGGCGGTCGCCGCGCTGCTGGCCGCGAGCACCGGCATGACGCTGCTGTGGATCAGCGGTGAACTGGACCTGGGGCTGCGTGCGAACGCGGTGATCACCGGCAGCATCATGGCGCTGCTGCCGGGGCGTCCCCTGGTCTCCAGTCTCCAGGACGGTGTCAGCGGCGCCTTCGTGTCGGCGGCCGCGCGGCTGCTGGAGGTCTTCTTCACCCTGGGCGCGATCGTCGCGGGCGTGGGCGCCGTCGCCTACACCGCGGTGCGTCTGGGCCTCTACGTCGACCTGGACAACCTGCCCTCGGCCGGCACCTCGATGGAGCCGGTGGTGCTGGCGGGCGCGGCCGGGATCGCGATCGCCTTCGCGGTCTCCCTCGTGGCGCCGGGGCGCACGCTCCTGCCGATCGGCCTCATGGGGGTGCTGATCTGGCTGTGCTACGCGGGGCTGCGCGAGGCGCTGGCGGTGCCGCCGGTGGTGGCCACGGCCGCGGGCGCGGTCGTGGTGGGGGTGCTCGGCCACTGGCTGGCCCGCCGTACCCGGCGGCCCGCGCTGACCTTCATCATCCCCTCCATCGCCCCGCTGCTGCCCGGAAGCATCCTGTACCGGGGTCTCATCCAGATGAGCACGGGGGAGCCGTTGACCGGGGTGGCCAGTCTCGGCGAGGCGGTCGCGGTCGGCCTGGCCCTGGGCGCGGGGGTCAACCTCGGCGGCGAACTGGTGCGTGCCTTCTCCCGCGGCGGCCTCGTGGGGGCGGGGCGGCGCGGCCGCCAGGCCGCCCGCCGCACCCGCGGCGGCTACTGAGCCGCGGCCCGTTCCAGGACGCGGGAGGGGCGGCCCCGGTCCGGGGCCGCCCCTCCTGGCGTGCCGGACCGCGGCTTTCGGGTCAGACGACCTCCACCGCGGGCTGTTCTCCCTGCTCACCGCGGAGGCGACGGCGTTCGGCGCGGTGCGCCCTGGCCTCGTCGGGGTCGAGGACCGGGGCCGCGGCCAGCAGCTGCCGGGTGTAGGGGTGCTGCGGGTTGTCGTAGACCTCGTCGCTGTCGCCGGTCTCCACGACCTTCCCCTTGCGCATGACCAGGACGCGGTCGCTGATCTGGCGGACCACCGCCAGGTCGTGCGCCACGAAGATCAGCGTCAGGTCGAAGTCCTCCTGTAGTTCCGCGAGCAGCCGCAGCACCTGGTCCTGGGTGGAGACGTCCAACGCGGAGACCGGCTCGTCGCAGATCACCAGCTTGGGGCGGAGGATCAGCGCGCGGGCGATGGCGATGCGCTGGCGCTGGCCGCCGGAGAAGGCGTGCGGGAAGCGGTTGTAGTGGGAGGGTTCCAGACCGACGCGTTCCAGCAGCTCCTGGACCCGGCTGCGGATCAGCTTGCCGTCGCGTTCGCCCTGGACGCGCAGTGGCGTGCCGATGCTCTCGCCGACCGTCATGCGCGGGTTCAGCGAGGAGTAGGGGTTCTGGAAGACCATCTGGATGTCGCGGCGCAGCGGACGCATCTTCCGTTCCGGCAGGTGGGTGATGTCGCGCCCCTGGAAGACGATGGAGCCCTCGGTGGGTTCCAGCAGGCGCATCACCATGCGGGACAGCGTGCTCTTGCCGGAGCCGGACTCGCCCACCACGCCCAGCGTCTCCCCCCGGTACAGGTCGAAGGAGACGCCGTCGACGGCGTAGAAGTCGGTGGAGCCGCCGAACATGCCCCCGCGGATGCGGAACCGCTGGCGCACGTCGCGCACGCTCAGCAGCGGCTCCTCGCCGTCCCGGTCGGCTGCGCGGGGCGGCTCCTGGACGGCGGCGGGGGCGGGCCTGCCCTCGCGTTCGGCGCGCAGCTGGGCGCGGCGTTGGGCGCGGGTGACCTCGACCCGGGGCACCGCGGCGAGCAGCTGCCGGGTGTAGGGGTGCTGCGGGGCGCCGAGCACCCGGCGCACGTCGCCGCGTTCCACGGCCACGCCCCTGCGCATCACCAGGACCTCGTCCACCGATCCGGCGACCACCGCGAGGTCGTGGCTGACCAGGATGAGCGCCATGCCCAGGTCGCGGCGCAGCTCGTCGAGCAGGTCGAGGATCTGCGCCTGCACGGTGACGTCCAGGGCCGTGGTGGGCTCGTCGGCCAGCAGCACCTTCGGTTCGCAGACCAGGCCCATCGCGATGAGGACGCGCTGGCGCATACCGCCGGAGAACTCGTGCGGGTAGGAGTTGACGCGCCGTCCCGGCTCGGGGATGCCCACCCGGTCCAGCGCCTCCACGGCGCGTTTCCTGGCCTCGGCCCTGCCCGCCCTGGGGCGGTGGGTGAGGTAGGCCTCGACGAGCTGGTCGCCGATGGTGTACTGCGGGTGCAGCGAGGACATCGGATCCTGGAAGACCATCGCGATGTCGTTGCCGCGCATGGCGCGGATGTCCCTGTCGTGGGCGGCGACCACGTCGGTCCCGGCGACGAGGATCTGCCCGGAGATCTGCGCCCGGGTCCCGCGGTGCAGTCCCATCAGCGCCAGCGAGGTGACGCTCTTGCCGGAACCGGACTCGCCGACGATGCCCAGCGCTCCGCCTTCGGGGACCTCGAAGGACAGGTTCTGCACCGCGTGGACGTCGCCGTCGGCGGTGGGGAAGGTGATCGAGAGGTCGCGCACGGAGACGACGGGAAGGCCGTCGCCCCGGCTCCCGGTTTCCGGAGTGGTCATGGCCAGTCTTCCTTCGGCTCAAATGTCCCGCCGCGGCGGGCCGGACAGCGGATCACGGTCGGGCTGCTCCCGACGTCAGCGGGCTGTGCGCACCCTGGGGTCGACCAGGGGGTAGAGCAGGTCCACCGCCAGGTTGCACAGGACGACGAAGAACGCGCCGAACAGGGTGACGCCGAGGATGACCGGCAGGTCGCTCTGCACGATCGCGGTGACCGCGTAGCGTCCGATGCCGTTGAGCGAGTACACCTGCTCGGTCAGCACCGCGCCGCCGAGCACCAGACCGACGTCCAGACCGAAGATGGTCAGGATCGGGGTGAGGGTGGGGCGCAGTCCGTGTTTGAGGACGACCCGGCTCTCCTTGAGCCCCTTGGCCCGGGCGGTGCGGATGTAGTCCTCGCCCATCGTCTCCAGCATGCCCGCGCGGGTCTGGCGCGCGTACTGCGCGGCGTGCAGGAAGGCCAGGGTCATCCAGGGCAGCAGCAGTCCGGAGGCCCAGGCGAGGGGGTCCTCGGTGAAGGGGGTGTACCTGGCGTTGGGGAACAGGTCCCAGTCGTGCACCAGGAAGGCCAGGGCGAGTTGGCCGGTGAAGAAGACGGGCAGGGACACCGCGGCCAGGGCCAGGCCCATGGAGATCCGGTCGAAGATGCTGCCCTTGGTGACCGCCGAGACGACGCCGACGGCGACGCCGCCGACGAGCCAGAGCACGGCCGCGCCCAGTCCCAGGGAGAAGGTGATCGGCAGCCGGTCCAGGATGGCCGGGAAGACCTCCTGGTAGGTCTGGAAGGAGTAGCCGAAGCAGGGCGCGGAGCACTGCACGACGTCGTTGCCGAAGGTGTACTCGGCTCCCACGACGATGCCCTTGACGAACTCCCAGAACTGCAGGACCAGCGGCTGGTCCAGGTTGAGGCGCTCGATGGTGGCCTGGATGGCGGCCTCGGTGGGGGCCCTGCCCACGTACATGGTGGCCAGCTGCTCCGTGGTCCGGCCTGCCAGCCTCGGGACCACGTAGAAGATGACGAACGTCATCAGGGTCACCACGAGGAGCAGCAGCACGCTCGCGCCCAGGCGCCGGAGGATGTATCTCAGCATCGCGGTCGGCGCCGGGGCCGGACGGACGGTGTGTGCTCCGTCCGGCCCCGCGCCTTCACCTGCCTTCCCGCTACTGGTCGAGAGTGGCGACTACTCGGTTTCGGTGGTGCCGAGCGTCATGTAGTCGTACATGTGCCAGCTCGGGTTGAAGAAGACGTTGGTCAGGTTGTCCGGCCGGTAGATGACGGACTTCTGGAAGACGCCCGGCAGGATGGCCGCGTTCTCCATGACCAGACGGTCGATCTCGGCGTAGATCTGGGCCTGCTCCTCGGGGTCCTCAACACTGATGACCTCGTCGAACAGCTTGTTGATCTCCGGGTCGTCCAGCTCGGAGATGTTGGAGTTGCCCGCGTCCTTGATGGCGTCGCCGTCGAGGATGGAGCTCATGTACCCGTAGCCGGAGGGCCAGTCCGCCATCCAGCCGTAGTAGGTCAGTCCGAGCTTGTTGTCGGCGACGAAGTCGGGGGAGCCGGCCTGGGTGTTGGTGTAGGTGTCGGACGGGTAGCCCTTGATCTCGGCGTTGATGCCGGCCTCGGCCAGGCTCTGCTGGATCGCCTCGACCGCGTCGACCTCGGCGGGACGGTCGGAGCGCACGCCGATGTTGACGTCGAAGCCGTCGGGGTGGCCGCACTCCTCCATCTTCTCCTTGGCCTTCTCCACGCTGGGCTTGCCGGAGGCGGCCTCGTAGGGGTCGTAGGAGGGGTCGGCGCCGGGGATGTCCGGGGGCAGCACCTGGGTGGCGATCTCGCCGCCCAGTTCGCCGCCGTAGGCGCGCTGGATGCCCTCGCGGCCGACCGCGTACTGGATGGCCTGGCGGCAGGCGAGGTTGTCCAGCGGCTCGACCTTGGTGTTGATGTTGAGGTAGAAGTGGGCGCCGGTGGTCGGGTTGTCGATGTTGGCGCGGGCCTCCTCGTCGCTGACCAGCTGGCCCTTCATCGCCGGGCCCAGGCCGGTGCCGGCCAGGTCGACGTCGAGTTCGCCGTTGACCAGGCGCTGGTCGATCTCGTTCTGCTCGACGCCCTCCTCGACGGTGATGCGGTCGGGCAGCGCGGTGCGGACGGGGTCGGTCCCGGCGTCCCACTCCTCGTTGCGGACCAGGACGAGGCCGTCGCCGGGCGTGTAGTCGTCCTCGAACTTGTACGGGCCGGAGGAGACGACGCGGGTCTGGTACTGCTCGCCCTTGTCTGCGTCGGCGGGGACGGGGGCGGTCTGCGGCTGGGCGAGGACGTAGAGGAAGTCCGCGAACGGCTCCTTGAGGTGGAAGACCAGGGTGTGGTCGTCGGGGGTCTCGATGGCGTCGAAGCCCTCCAGCGGGTCGCCGCCGCCGTAGGGGCCGTCGTAGTCGTCCTCGTCGAGCAGCTGCTGGAAGTACTTGGGGCCGTTGGGCAGCGCCTGGTCGCCGAAGTTGCTGCGCGCGATGGCGTACTTGATGTCCTCGGCGACGATCTCGGAGCCGTCCTCGTACTTGAGGCCCTCCTGGATCTTCACGGTCCACTCGGTACCGTCGTCGCTGACCTCGGGCATATCCGCGGCCAGGTCGGGAACCAGTTCGGTGCCCGCCTGGCCGGGGGCCGCCGCGTAGGTCAGCAGGGTGCGGGCGTAGTAGCGGCTGAAGTTCCAGACGTAGCCGTAGTAGGTGTTGCCCGGGTCGGTGCTCTCCATGTTGGCGGAGATGGCGTAGCGCAGGGTGCCGCCGGCGGCGTCGGAGGGGTTGACGACCTCGGTGCTGCCCTGGTCGAAGGCGGCGCCGTTGCCGCCGCCTCCGCTCTCGCCGCTGTCACCGCCGCAGGCGGTGAGCATGAGGGCGGCCGCCGCGCCGAACGCGGCGAATCCCATGACACGTTTGTTCACTGAGTTCCCTTTCTCATTGCGGATGGCGGTGGAGCCGCCGTGCGGGTGGGCGTGGCTGCCGCGGCCCGCGTCAGTCGGAGGAACGGGGGTCGAAGGCGTCGCGCAGTCCGTCGCCGAAGAGGTTGAAGGCGAGGACCGTGACGAAGATCGCGAGGCCGGGGATGATCACGAAGTGCGGCGCGACCGGGTAGTAGTCCAGCGACTTGGAGAGCATGCCGCCCCAGGTGGGGGTGGGCGGGTTGACGCCGACCCCGAGGAAGGACAGCGCCGCCTCGAACAGGATGTTGGTGGGGATCAGCAGGGTCGCGTACACCAGGATCGGCGCCACTAGGTTGGGCAGGATCTCGCGGAAGAGGATGTGGCCGGTGCCCGCCCCCATGCTGCGGGCCGCCTCGACGAACTCGCGTTCCCGGAGCGTGAGGGTCTGGCCCCGCACGATCCGGCCGATGTAGGGCCAGCTGAAGAAGCCGATGATGAACACGAGCACGGCGATGCGCAGGGCGTTGCTGCTCAGTCCGAACGCGTCGTCGGGGATGACGCCGGCCAGCGCGATCGCGAACAGCAGCAGCGGGAAGGCCAGGAAGATGTCCATGGTGCGGCTGATGACGGTGTCGACCCAGCCGCCGAGGTAGCCGGCGAGGACGCCGAGGAGCGTGCCGATGACGACGCACAGCAGGGTGGACAGGAAGGCCACCAGCAGGGAGATGCGCGCTCCGTAGACGATCCGGCTGAACAGGTCCCGTCCGTTGACCGGTTCCAGGCCCAGCAGGTGTTCGGCGCTCATGCCGCCGGTCGGGTCGATGCCGCTCCATGGGTCGTCGGGGTCCTTGAGGACACCCTGGGTGGCCGGGTCGATGAGGTCCTGGTGGAACTGGTTGGGCGGGTGGCCGAACCAGTGCGTCAGCAGCGGCGCGAAGACCGCGACCAGGATCAGCAGAGCGACGAAGACGCCCCCGCCCAGGGCGACCGGGTCCCGGCGCAGTCTCCGCCAGGCGATCTGGGTGAGGGATCGGCTCGCGGCGTCACGTCTTCCCCGGGCGATGGCCTCGGGTTCGGCGTGCTGCGCCGACTCGGGCGCGTCCAACGGCGCGGTCATGCCACCACTCCCCCACTTCTCGCGCTTGTGGCTGCGGATTCGACCGGACTGCCGGTCCGGCTGCGCGGTGTCGCGCGCCTCCGGACCGCTCCTCGGCGGTACGGAGATCCGCGTCGCCGAAGGTTCACCCGCTTCGACTGTTCAGGGCAGGGATTCGAACAGTGTCGGGAATTAGGGTGCGTCATGTGACACACTTCGCCAAAAATACTCCCTGGTAATCGGCAGATCGTCCAATTCCACCCCGAGTACCGCAATCGTGATCCGAGCACTACCCATCTGTCATTCACCCTTGATCTGACAGGGTGTGCCCTCATGTTCACGCAACGTCCGAGTCGAAAGCAATAGCCGTCCCGGACCCGTTCCTCCCCCGGCACGGCGGGCCCTCCCCACAGCGACGGGGCCCCGTTCCCGGTGGGAACGGGGCCCCGTGGACGGTGGGCGCCGCGCGGCGGGTCAGCTGATCCCGCGCTTGCGCAGCAGCGCCTCGATCTCGGCGAAGTCGTCGTCGGCGCCCGCGGCGGGGGTGCTCTTCCCCGGCTCGGCCCCGCCCACGGCGGGCGAGCCCGGACGGCCCGGCGCGGCCTTGGGCTGCTTCTCGTTCTCGGCGGGCCGACCGGCCCCGCCCCGCCGTCCCCGCAGCAGCCGACCAGTGGTCCACAGCACCGCCGCGAGGCCGGCCACCGCCACCCCGGCCCAGGCCAGGGGGTCGAGCACCAGCCCCGCGAAGAACCGGACCAGCTGGCCGGCCAGGGAGGCCAGCAGCCCCATGAGTCCGACGAGACCGAACGCCAGCGGCAGCAGCGACCACGCCACGGCGCGCAGCCCCGCCGAGGCGCCCCTGCGACGCCACACCACCCACGAGATGATCAGCCCCACCACGGTGAGTGCGGCGCCCAGCAGCAGACCTTCGAACGGCATCTGTGTCGGCATGGTCCCAGTCTCACTCCGCGCTCGGTGTCTTCACATCGGGTTTGTCCCCTAGTGGAAGCCTCCTATGCGGGTTTTCCGCCCGCTGGTTCCTGTTGTGGCGGTTTTCGCGAGCGGAGGCCGGGTCAGGACCGGGCCACGCGCCCCAGCCAGGCCGCGTCGATCTCTTCCAGGGAGGAGATCACGTACCGCCGTTCCGCCTCCGGCACGGGCGCGGCGTGCGGCACCGCGACCACGGTGCATCCCGCGGCCTGCGCCGAGGCCGCCCCCGTGGGCGAGTCCTCCACCGCCACGCAGCGGCGCGGGTCGGCCCCCAGCAGCCGCGCGGCCTTGAGGTAGGGCTCGGGGTGCGGCTTGGTGTGGGCCACCTCGTCGCCGGCGACCGTGACGGTGAAGTAGTGGTCGCCGATGCCGCCCAGCGCCGCGCCCAGCAGCGACCGGTAGGTGGAGGTGACCAGCGCCATGGGCACCCCCAGCGCGTCCAGCTCGGCGAGCAGCTCCTTGGCGCCGGGCCGCAGCGCCGGCCCCTCGGCCATCCGCCGCGCCACCGCGGCGTACATCATGTCGATGATCTCGCCCTGCGGTGTCCGCGTCCCGGTGCGCTCGGCGATGTAGGCGGCCACCGTCGTCGCGGAGGCGCCGAGGCAGTACCGCTGGTCCTCGACGGTCCAGGTGTGGCCGAACGAGGCCGCCACCTCCGCCTCGGTGGCCACCCACATCGGTTCGGTGTCGACCAGCGTGCCGTCCATGTCGAACAGCACCGCCTGCGGAAGCTGCGGATCAGAGATCATACGTTGAAGTATTTCGCCTCGGGGTGATGGACGACGATCGCGTCGGTGGACTGTTCTGGAACAAGCTGGAACTCCTCGGACAACGTCACGCCCACGCGTTCGGGGCGCAGCAGCTCCACGATCTTGGCACGGTCCTCCAGGTCGGGGCAGGCCCCGTAGCCCAGGGAGAAGCGCGCGCCCCGGTAGCCCAGCTTGAAGTAGGCGTCCAGGTCGACGGGGTCGGGGTCCTCCCCGGCGAAGCCCAGCTCGGCGCGCACCCGGGTGTGCCAGTACTCCGCGAGCGCCTCGGTGAGCTGCACCGACAGCCCGTGCAGCTCCAGGTAGTCACGGTAGGCGTTCTTCTCGAACAGCTCGGCGGTGGCCCGGCTGATCGCCGAGCCCACGGTGACCACCTGGAAGGCTACCGTGTCCAGCTCACCGGACTCCTTGGGGCGGAAGAAGTCGGCCAGGCACAGGTGCCGGTCGCGGCGCTGCCGGGGGAAGGTGAAGCGGGTGCGCTCGCTGCCGTCCTCGTCCAGGACCACCAGGTCGTCGCCCTCGCTGTAGCAGCGGTAGTAGCCGTAGACGACCGCCGCCTCCAGCAGCCCCTCGGTCTGGATCCGGTCCAGCCACATGCGCAGCCGCGGCCGCCCCTCGGTCTCCACCAGCTCCTCGTAGGAGGGGCCGTCGCCGCGGGAGCCGCGCAGCCCCCACTGGCCCATGAAGGTGGCGCGTTCGTCGAGGAACGCGGCGTAGTCGGCGAGCGGGATCCCCTTGCTGATGCGGTCCCCCCAGAACGGCGGGACGGGCACCGGGTTGTCCGTGGCCACGTCGCTGCGGGCGGGCATGTCCGCGGGCTCGGTGACGGTGAGCTTCGCGCCGCTCCTGACCCGGCGGCGGCGCAGCGGGGGCAGCTCGGCCCCCTCCACACCGCGCTTGACCGCCATGATCGCGTCCATGAGGCGCAGCCCCTCGAAGGCGTCGCGGGCGTAGCGCACCTCGCCCTTGAAGAGCTCGGCGAGGTCCTGCTCCACGTAGGCGCGGGTGAGCGCGGCACCGCCCAGCAGTACCGGGTAGCGGTCGGCGACGCCGCGGGCGTTCATCTCCTCCAGGTTCTCCCGCATGACCACCGTGGACTTCACCAGCAGCCCCGACATGCCGATGACGTCGGCGCGGTGCTGCTCGGCGGCCTCCAGGATCGCCGAGATGGGCTGCTTGATGCCCAGGTTGACGACCTCGTAGCCGTTGTTGGACAGGATGATGTCGACGAGGTTCTTGCCGATGTCGTGCACGTCGCCCTTGACGGTGGCCAGCACGATGCGCCCCTTGCCGGCGTCGCCCTCCACCTTCTCCATGTGCGGTTCCAGGTAGGCCACGGCGGCCTTCATCACCTCGGCCGACTTCAGCACGAACGGCAGCTGCATCTGCCCGGAGCCGAACAGCTCGCCGACGGTCTTCATGCCCGACAGCAGCGTGTCGTTGACGATGTCGAGGGCGGGCCGCTGGCTGAGCGCCTCGTCGAGGTCGGCCTCCATCCCGGCGGCCTCGCCGTCGACGATGCGCCGCTCCAGACGCTCCCACAGCGGCAGCGCGGCCAGCTCCTCGGCGCGGGAGGCGCGCAGCTGCTGGGCGTCGACTCCCTCGAACAGCTGCAGGAAGCGCTGCAGCGGGTCGTAGTCGCCGGTGCGGCGGTCGTAGATCATGTCCAGGGCCACCTGCCGCTGCTCCTCGGGGATGCGGTTCATCGGCAGGATCTTGGAGGCGTGCACGATCGCGGAGTCCAGTCCGGCCTGGACGCACTCGTGCAGGAACACCGAGTTGAGCACCATGCGGGCGGCCGGGTTGAGGCCGAAGGAGACGTTGGACAGGCCCAGCGTGGTCTGCACGTCGGGGTGGCGCCGCTT
This window encodes:
- the metH gene encoding methionine synthase → MSARLSFREALGSRVIVADGAMGTMLQAHDLSMDDFQGHEGCNEILNITRPDVVRSIHEAYLRVGVDCVETNTFGANFGNLGEYGIAERTYELAEAGARLAREAADAYTTSDQVRYVLGSVGPGTKLPTLGHAPYALLRDHYEQCARGLIDGGADAIVIETCQDLLQTKAAVVGARRARRAAGTDTPIIVQVTIETTGTMLVGSEIGAALTSLEPLGVDVIGLNCATGPAEMSEHLRYLSQHSRIPVSCMPNAGLPELGADGAVYPLLPHELADAHDTFVREFGLALVGGCCGTTPEHMAQVVERVQGRGVVERRPHVEPAAASTYQSVPFRQDTSYLAIGERTNANGSKAFREAMLAERYDDCVEIARDQIRDGAHMLDLCVDYVGRDGVRDMRELASRLATASTLPLVLDSTEVAVLEAGLESLGGRAVLNSVNYEDGDGPDSRFARVAALAVEHGAALMALTIDEEGQARTAAKKVEIAERLINQLTGEYGIRKHDIIIDCLTFTIATGQEESRRDALETLEAIRELKRRHPDVQTTLGLSNVSFGLNPAARMVLNSVFLHECVQAGLDSAIVHASKILPMNRIPEEQRQVALDMIYDRRTGDYDPLQRFLQLFEGVDAQQLRASRAEELAALPLWERLERRIVDGEAAGMEADLDEALSQRPALDIVNDTLLSGMKTVGELFGSGQMQLPFVLKSAEVMKAAVAYLEPHMEKVEGDAGKGRIVLATVKGDVHDIGKNLVDIILSNNGYEVVNLGIKQPISAILEAAEQHRADVIGMSGLLVKSTVVMRENLEEMNARGVADRYPVLLGGAALTRAYVEQDLAELFKGEVRYARDAFEGLRLMDAIMAVKRGVEGAELPPLRRRRVRSGAKLTVTEPADMPARSDVATDNPVPVPPFWGDRISKGIPLADYAAFLDERATFMGQWGLRGSRGDGPSYEELVETEGRPRLRMWLDRIQTEGLLEAAVVYGYYRCYSEGDDLVVLDEDGSERTRFTFPRQRRDRHLCLADFFRPKESGELDTVAFQVVTVGSAISRATAELFEKNAYRDYLELHGLSVQLTEALAEYWHTRVRAELGFAGEDPDPVDLDAYFKLGYRGARFSLGYGACPDLEDRAKIVELLRPERVGVTLSEEFQLVPEQSTDAIVVHHPEAKYFNV